One genomic segment of Cellulophaga sp. HaHaR_3_176 includes these proteins:
- a CDS encoding response regulator — protein MTDKKMIIWLVDDDEDDRSFFIEGLESLDVNFELREFVNGREPLSFFDANSDIIPDIIFLDLNMPVMNGTECLELIRSHKTLKNVIVAMYSTSSSGLDIQCCYEKGANLYVIKPNRFQDLKNCMQKILSMNWSDFLCNFQKEHFILKT, from the coding sequence ATGACAGACAAAAAAATGATAATATGGTTAGTTGATGACGATGAAGATGATAGATCTTTCTTTATAGAAGGACTAGAAAGTTTAGACGTAAATTTTGAGTTAAGAGAATTTGTTAATGGTAGAGAACCACTAAGCTTCTTTGACGCCAATAGTGACATCATCCCCGATATTATATTTTTAGATTTAAATATGCCGGTCATGAATGGTACGGAATGTTTAGAACTTATTAGAAGCCATAAAACGCTGAAAAATGTTATTGTGGCTATGTATTCTACCTCTTCTAGTGGTTTGGACATCCAATGCTGTTATGAAAAAGGTGCCAATCTTTATGTAATTAAACCCAACAGGTTTCAAGATTTAAAGAACTGTATGCAGAAAATTTTAAGTATGAACTGGTCAGATTTTCTATGTAATTTTCAGAAAGAGCACTTTATTCTTAAAACATAA
- a CDS encoding YqaE/Pmp3 family membrane protein, producing the protein MSLITILLNIFLPPLAVFLKHGLGTTFLISVVLTIIGWLPGVIHAFIVNK; encoded by the coding sequence ATGTCATTGATAACAATACTATTAAATATATTTTTACCACCGTTAGCTGTTTTCTTAAAGCACGGTTTGGGAACTACTTTTCTAATAAGCGTTGTGTTAACCATCATTGGTTGGTTGCCAGGTGTTATACATGCATTTATAGTGAATAAATAA
- a CDS encoding catalase, protein MNDKNTPTEKDKQLENYKVDYTDKPLTTRQGLKVNDTNNSLKAGPRGATLLEDFLLREKIHNFDHERIPERIVHARGSAAHGYFELYESIEEFSKAGIFTDTKRKTPVFTRFSTVAGSKGSTDLARDVRGFAVKFYTEEGTWDLVGNNMPIFFIQDAMKFPDLIHSVKPEPNNEIPQAASAHDTFYDFVSLTTETLHNHIWVMSDRGIPRSLRMMEGFGIHTFRLINKEGKAHFVKFHWKPKLGVHSVTWDEAVKISGADSDFHRRDLWEAIDSGQFPEWELGLQIIPEEDEHKFDFDLLDPTKLIPEEMVPVKIIGRMVLNRNPDNFFAETEQVAFLPGNVVPGIDFTNDPLLQGRLFSYRDTQLSRLGSHNFHQLPINKSVAPVHNNQRDGHMQMEIPKGNTAYFPNSLGGGCPYLSSVEEGGFESYQERIDAHKIRARSESFSDHFSQPALFYRSLASWEKNHVIDAYSFELGKCTHDHIKSRMLWIIAQIDEALASEVADNLGMKVPDDIERPINQAIGANANVEDHQPKKKKMYLEESPELSQAQTKFDTIATRQIAFLVADGFHMKDFEAMKKALEAEHAVVKLVAPHGGTVLCDEKMEHKVDAAIMTTESVLFDAIYIPGGKKSIDALLAKSKFTKFINEAFKHCKAIAVAHEGETLLDATAVVDFKNDAAVFINKDTKDFIAAIAKHRNWERMDVAAEIAV, encoded by the coding sequence ATGAATGATAAAAATACGCCTACGGAAAAAGACAAACAATTAGAAAATTATAAGGTAGATTATACCGACAAACCTTTAACTACACGGCAAGGTTTAAAAGTTAATGATACCAATAACTCTTTAAAAGCGGGGCCTAGAGGCGCCACTTTGCTTGAAGATTTTTTGTTGAGAGAGAAAATTCACAATTTTGATCATGAACGTATTCCTGAACGTATTGTACATGCAAGAGGTAGTGCTGCCCACGGTTATTTTGAATTATATGAAAGTATTGAAGAATTTTCTAAGGCAGGTATCTTTACCGATACAAAGCGTAAAACACCTGTATTTACACGTTTTTCAACCGTAGCAGGTTCTAAAGGTTCTACGGATTTAGCACGCGATGTGAGAGGTTTTGCGGTAAAATTTTATACTGAAGAAGGGACTTGGGATTTGGTAGGGAATAACATGCCTATTTTCTTTATTCAAGACGCCATGAAGTTTCCTGATTTGATTCACTCTGTAAAACCAGAACCTAATAATGAAATACCACAAGCAGCATCTGCTCATGACACTTTTTATGATTTTGTATCCTTAACCACAGAAACCCTACACAACCATATTTGGGTGATGAGTGACCGCGGAATTCCACGTAGCTTGCGAATGATGGAGGGCTTTGGAATACATACCTTTAGGCTGATTAATAAGGAAGGAAAAGCACATTTCGTAAAATTTCATTGGAAGCCAAAATTAGGAGTTCATTCGGTTACTTGGGATGAAGCCGTAAAAATAAGTGGTGCAGATTCAGATTTTCACAGAAGAGATTTATGGGAAGCTATAGATTCTGGGCAGTTCCCAGAATGGGAACTAGGACTTCAAATAATTCCTGAAGAAGATGAGCATAAGTTCGATTTTGATTTATTAGATCCTACCAAGCTTATTCCTGAAGAAATGGTACCTGTAAAGATTATCGGGCGTATGGTCTTAAATAGAAATCCGGATAACTTTTTTGCAGAAACAGAACAGGTGGCATTTTTACCAGGGAATGTAGTTCCTGGAATAGACTTTACCAATGATCCTTTATTGCAGGGACGTCTCTTTTCTTATCGTGATACGCAACTATCGCGTTTAGGGAGTCACAATTTTCATCAATTGCCTATTAACAAATCGGTAGCACCTGTGCACAACAATCAAAGAGATGGACATATGCAAATGGAAATTCCGAAAGGAAATACCGCATATTTTCCAAATTCTTTAGGTGGCGGATGTCCCTATTTATCCTCGGTAGAAGAAGGCGGATTTGAATCCTACCAAGAACGCATAGATGCGCATAAAATACGCGCCAGAAGTGAAAGCTTCAGTGATCATTTTTCGCAACCAGCATTGTTTTACCGAAGCTTGGCTTCTTGGGAGAAAAATCATGTGATTGACGCCTATTCTTTTGAGTTAGGGAAATGTACGCATGATCATATTAAGTCACGGATGTTATGGATCATAGCTCAGATTGATGAAGCGCTAGCCAGTGAGGTGGCCGATAACCTAGGGATGAAAGTGCCAGATGATATTGAAAGGCCTATCAACCAAGCTATTGGAGCCAATGCTAATGTAGAGGATCATCAACCTAAAAAGAAAAAAATGTATTTAGAAGAATCTCCTGAATTAAGCCAGGCACAGACAAAATTTGATACGATAGCCACACGCCAAATTGCATTTTTGGTTGCTGATGGTTTTCATATGAAAGATTTTGAAGCCATGAAGAAAGCATTAGAAGCAGAGCATGCTGTCGTAAAGCTTGTTGCGCCACACGGTGGAACGGTATTGTGTGATGAAAAAATGGAGCACAAAGTAGATGCTGCGATAATGACTACGGAAAGCGTGTTGTTTGATGCCATTTATATTCCAGGCGGTAAAAAGTCTATAGACGCTCTTTTAGCCAAATCAAAATTCACCAAGTTTATCAATGAGGCTTTTAAACATTGTAAAGCTATCGCGGTGGCTCATGAAGGTGAAACGCTATTGGACGCTACTGCTGTTGTAGATTTTAAGAATGATGCCGCAGTATTTATCAATAAAGACACTAAAGATTTTATAGCAGCCATTGCAAAGCACCGTAATTGGGAGCGAATGGATGTCGCTGCAGAAATTGCAGTATAA